From Nicotiana tabacum cultivar K326 chromosome 20, ASM71507v2, whole genome shotgun sequence, one genomic window encodes:
- the LOC107823319 gene encoding uncharacterized protein LOC107823319, translating to MDVIIWNVRSVNKMQAFQRLITMHRKHHFEFIGILEPMQLSHKMERYRARIGLAQAVVNVSNKIWAFIDENFEVTILYNMTQQLTLRLMHTETHVELILTLFYAKCDRIERIELWDTLYAMASDMTVPWLVGGDFNVIWEEEEKYGGLPVSLLEVDDFRHYINTCNLTDLGFKGSIFTLWNGRSEEDCIFKRLDKCFGNNELQQTFIRLELKKLKQVLSTRSRATYGDIFQKIASLEEVVLVHERQFEVNPTQMNRQRLKQVQAEMIKYIALEEEFWRQKDEDHLIAEEAIKFYKDQFTETAVPNDFDILNHVPSMVDNDQHERLMALPSNEEVKRAVMGLNGDSAGGPDGFTGAFYQTCWEIIEEDVVRMVKAFFCSQ from the exons ATGGATGTCATTATATGGAATGTGAGGTCAGTAAATAAAATGCAAGCATTTCAAAGGCTGATTACAATGCACAGAAAACATCACTTTGAGTTCATAGGAATCCTTGAGCCTATGCAATTGTCTCACAAAATGGAGAGGTATAGAGCAAGAATTGGTTTGGCACAGGCTGTGGTGAATGTGTCAAACAAGATTTGGGCTTTTATTGATGAAAATTTTGAGGTTACTATTCTATATAATATGACTCAACAGCTGACTTTGAGATTGATGCACACTGAAACACATGTTGAGCTCATCCTTACTCTATTTTATGCCAAATGTGATCGCATTGAAAGAATTGAACTATGGGATACTTTGTATGCAATGGCATCAGATATGACAGTACCATGGCTAGTTGGAGGCGACTTTAATGTGATATGGGAAGAGGAAGAGAAGTATGGAGGCTTGCCAGTTTCTCTCCTTGAAGTAGATGACTTTAGACACTACATCAATACCTGCAACTTGACAGATTTGGGATTTAAAGGAAGCATATTTACATTGTGGAATGGAAGATCAGAGGAGGACTGTATTTTTAAAAGATTGGACAAATGTTTTGGCAATAATGAATTGCAACAGACCTTTATTAGATTGGAG TTAAAGAAGCTTAAGCAAGTACTATCTACCAGGAGTAGAGCTACATATGGGGATATATTCCAGAAGATTGCAAGCCTGGAGGAGGTGGTCCTGGTTCATGAAAGACAATTTGAAGTCAATCCTACACAGATGAACAGACAAAGATTAAAACAGGTCCAAGCTGAAATGATTAAATATATTGCATTAGAAGAAGAATTCTGGAGACAAAAAGATG AAGATCACTTAATAGCAGAAGAAGCAATAAAGTTCTACAAGGATCAATTTACTGAGACTGCAGTTCCAAATGATTTTGACATTCTAAATCATGTACCTTCAATGGTAGATAATGATCAACATGAAAGATTGATGGCCTTGCCTTCCAATGAAGAAGTGAAGAGAGCAGTTATGGGGTTGAATGGAGACTCGGCTGGTGGACCGGATGGTTTCACTGGAGCCTTTTATCAAACATGCTGGGAAATTATTGAAGAAGATGTAGTACGCATGGTCAAGGCATTCTTTTGCAGTCAATAG